One window of Curtobacterium sp. 458 genomic DNA carries:
- a CDS encoding homoserine dehydrogenase — protein sequence MIEYRNVRVALLGAGSVGSQVARLLLEHGDELASRAGAGLELVGIAVRDTEAERDVDLPKDLFTTDAESLILGADIVVELIGGIEPARTLVLQALQSGADVVTGNKALLATHGPELFAAAEQVGAQLYYEAAVAGAIPIIRPLHDSLAGDRIVRIMGIVNGTTNFILDLMDRQGATFEDALATATELGYAEADPTADIEGYDAAQKAAILASLAFHTSVPLVAVHREGITAITIDQVRAARKAGYVVKILATAERLTDEDGREGVSARVYPALVPESHPLASVHGAKNAVFVEAEAAGDLMFYGAGAGGVETASAVLGDLVSAARRHVIGGPGVAESTQADLPVFPIGTVRTRYQITLDVADAPGVLSTVAGVLAKHGVSVETVEQTSALQTDAPGADRTGATATLVIGTHLARESDLDDTVVALRNEDVVAEITSVLRVVGG from the coding sequence ATGATCGAATACCGCAACGTCCGCGTCGCCCTGCTCGGAGCCGGCTCGGTCGGGTCGCAGGTGGCGCGGCTCCTCCTGGAGCACGGCGACGAACTCGCCTCGCGTGCCGGCGCCGGCCTCGAGCTCGTCGGGATCGCCGTCCGCGACACCGAGGCGGAGCGGGACGTCGACCTGCCGAAGGACCTCTTCACGACCGACGCCGAGTCGCTGATCCTGGGTGCCGACATCGTCGTCGAGCTCATCGGCGGCATCGAGCCGGCGCGGACGCTCGTCCTCCAGGCGCTGCAGTCCGGCGCGGACGTCGTCACGGGCAACAAGGCGCTCCTCGCGACCCACGGACCGGAGCTCTTCGCCGCCGCCGAGCAGGTGGGTGCGCAGCTCTACTACGAGGCCGCCGTCGCCGGGGCGATCCCGATCATCCGCCCGCTGCACGACTCCCTCGCCGGTGACCGCATCGTCCGCATCATGGGCATCGTCAACGGCACCACGAACTTCATCCTCGACCTGATGGACCGCCAGGGCGCGACGTTCGAGGACGCCCTCGCCACCGCGACCGAGCTCGGGTACGCCGAGGCCGACCCGACCGCCGACATCGAGGGCTACGACGCCGCGCAGAAGGCCGCGATCCTCGCCTCGCTCGCGTTCCACACCTCGGTGCCGCTCGTCGCCGTCCACCGGGAGGGCATCACCGCGATCACGATCGACCAGGTCCGCGCGGCCCGGAAGGCCGGCTACGTCGTGAAGATCCTCGCGACGGCCGAGCGCCTGACCGACGAGGACGGCCGCGAGGGCGTCTCCGCCCGCGTCTACCCGGCGCTCGTGCCGGAGTCGCACCCGCTCGCGAGCGTGCACGGCGCGAAGAACGCCGTGTTCGTCGAGGCCGAGGCCGCTGGCGACCTCATGTTCTACGGCGCCGGAGCCGGCGGCGTCGAGACGGCCTCCGCCGTCCTCGGCGACCTCGTGTCCGCCGCGCGCCGACACGTCATCGGCGGCCCCGGCGTCGCCGAGTCGACCCAGGCGGACCTGCCCGTGTTCCCGATCGGGACCGTGCGCACCCGCTACCAGATCACGCTCGACGTCGCGGACGCCCCCGGTGTCCTGTCGACGGTCGCGGGCGTCCTGGCCAAGCACGGCGTCAGCGTGGAGACGGTCGAACAGACCAGCGCGCTGCAGACGGACGCTCCCGGTGCCGACCGCACCGGTGCGACCGCGACGCTCGTCATCGGCACCCACCTGGCGCGCGAGTCCGACCTCGACGACACCGTGGTGGCGCTCCGCAACGAGGACGTCGTCGCCGAGATCACCAGCGTGTTGCGGGTCGTCGGCGGCTGA
- a CDS encoding LmeA family phospholipid-binding protein, whose product MTAAPAARPKRRRWPIVLVVVLVVLAALVVIAEFVLRGVVDRIIAQQVEQSLPEGTTGQVDAHADGIVIPQLIGGTLDQVEISSRKITVDGIPLAADVTVHDVPVDGKGDVRDLDGTVTLASSSVSDLAKYSPLFERLKLVDGGVELSGKTAVLGYDITYAARGDVVTQDDGKGVTITPKSVRITNSSLGLKVDSIPGVTNVPVEVCTARFLPSQLAVRDLDITARDATVRVTADSLPLSEEGLRSVGSCS is encoded by the coding sequence ATGACCGCCGCCCCCGCCGCCCGCCCGAAGCGCCGCCGCTGGCCGATCGTCCTCGTCGTCGTGCTCGTCGTCCTCGCCGCCCTCGTGGTGATCGCCGAGTTCGTCCTCCGCGGTGTCGTCGACCGGATCATCGCCCAACAGGTCGAGCAGTCGCTCCCCGAGGGCACCACCGGTCAGGTCGACGCGCACGCGGACGGCATCGTCATCCCGCAGCTCATCGGCGGGACGCTCGACCAGGTCGAGATCTCCTCGCGGAAGATCACGGTCGACGGCATCCCGCTCGCCGCCGACGTCACCGTGCACGACGTGCCCGTCGACGGCAAGGGGGACGTACGCGACCTCGACGGCACCGTGACCCTCGCCTCGAGCAGCGTCTCCGACCTCGCGAAGTACAGCCCGCTGTTCGAACGCCTGAAGCTCGTCGACGGCGGGGTCGAGCTCTCCGGCAAGACGGCCGTCCTCGGCTACGACATCACCTACGCCGCGCGCGGCGACGTCGTGACGCAGGACGACGGCAAGGGCGTGACGATCACCCCGAAGAGCGTCCGCATCACCAACTCGTCGCTCGGCCTCAAGGTCGACTCGATCCCCGGCGTCACGAACGTCCCGGTCGAGGTGTGCACCGCACGCTTCCTGCCGTCCCAGCTCGCGGTGCGCGACCTCGACATCACGGCACGCGACGCGACCGTCCGCGTCACCGCGGACTCCCTGCCACTCAGCGAGGAAGGGCTGCGGTCCGTGGGGTCCTGCTCGTAA
- the lysA gene encoding diaminopimelate decarboxylase, which produces MSENPLAPPRLRFPTDASALTARIWPASATRTDDGELAVGGITASDLARQFGTPLYVVDERDVQSRAVRVRTAFSDAFGRIGTRAHVYYAGKAFLTTQVAAWMAEADLRVDVCTGGELAVALAGGVDPGMLGFHGNDKSDAEIARAVEVGVGTIVLDSHEEVQRVARAAADAGVVQRVRIRINSGVHASTHEYLATAREDQKFGIPLTEAEQAAAAVRAEPSLAFVGLHSHIGSQIFDESGFREAARRLMDVHAALVATGPVPELNLGGGWGIDYTEADSAFAPEDVAEALATIVAEACAERGIPVPEIAVEPGRYIVGPAGITLYSVGTIKPVTLELDAPVSEATATRTYVSVDGGMSDNARPALYGADYTARLVRSSDAPAVLSRVVGKHCESGDVVVQDEYLPGDVHRGDLLAVAATGAYCWSLASNYNHVGRPPVVAVADGTARILVRGESIDDLLARDTGVVPAPGPGR; this is translated from the coding sequence GTGAGCGAGAACCCCCTTGCCCCGCCGCGGCTGCGGTTCCCGACGGACGCCTCCGCGCTGACGGCGCGCATCTGGCCCGCGTCCGCGACCCGGACGGACGACGGCGAGCTCGCCGTGGGCGGGATCACCGCATCGGACCTCGCCCGGCAGTTCGGCACACCCCTCTACGTGGTCGACGAGCGCGACGTGCAGTCCCGAGCCGTGCGTGTGCGGACCGCCTTCTCGGACGCGTTCGGCCGGATCGGCACCCGTGCGCACGTCTACTACGCCGGCAAGGCGTTCCTGACGACCCAGGTCGCCGCGTGGATGGCCGAGGCGGACCTCCGCGTCGACGTCTGCACCGGCGGGGAGCTCGCGGTCGCCCTGGCCGGCGGTGTCGACCCGGGGATGCTCGGCTTCCACGGCAACGACAAGTCCGACGCCGAGATCGCCCGCGCCGTCGAGGTCGGGGTCGGCACGATCGTCCTCGACAGCCACGAGGAGGTGCAGCGCGTCGCCCGGGCCGCCGCCGACGCCGGTGTCGTGCAGCGCGTCCGCATCCGGATTAACAGCGGTGTGCACGCCTCCACGCACGAGTACCTCGCCACCGCCCGCGAGGACCAGAAGTTCGGCATCCCGCTGACCGAGGCCGAGCAGGCCGCGGCGGCGGTCCGCGCGGAGCCCTCCCTCGCGTTCGTCGGCCTGCACTCGCACATCGGCTCGCAGATCTTCGACGAGTCCGGCTTCCGCGAGGCCGCCCGGCGCCTCATGGACGTGCACGCAGCGCTCGTGGCCACGGGGCCGGTGCCGGAGCTCAACCTCGGCGGAGGATGGGGCATCGACTACACCGAGGCCGACTCGGCGTTCGCGCCCGAGGACGTCGCCGAGGCCCTCGCCACGATCGTCGCCGAGGCCTGCGCGGAACGCGGGATCCCGGTGCCCGAGATCGCGGTGGAACCCGGTCGGTACATCGTCGGCCCCGCCGGCATCACGCTCTACTCCGTCGGCACGATCAAGCCCGTGACGCTGGAGCTCGACGCGCCCGTGTCCGAGGCGACCGCGACCCGCACGTACGTGTCCGTCGACGGCGGCATGAGCGACAACGCCCGCCCCGCGCTGTACGGCGCCGACTACACCGCCCGTCTCGTCCGGAGCTCGGACGCGCCGGCGGTGCTCAGCCGGGTCGTCGGCAAGCACTGCGAGAGCGGCGACGTCGTCGTGCAGGACGAGTACCTGCCGGGCGACGTGCACCGCGGCGACCTCCTCGCGGTCGCCGCGACCGGTGCCTACTGCTGGAGCCTCGCGAGCAACTACAACCACGTCGGTCGCCCGCCGGTCGTCGCCGTGGCGGACGGCACAGCCCGTATCCTCGTCCGGGGCGAGTCGATCGACGACCTGCTCGCCCGTGACACCGGGGTCGTCCCCGCACCCGGCCCCGGCCGGTGA